The Pseudomonas kermanshahensis genome includes a window with the following:
- the pgi gene encoding glucose-6-phosphate isomerase, with translation MPYYRNPRDVTALPAWQALQHHREAMQNFSMREAFAADAKRFDQFSLSSCGLFLDYSKNLITEQSRDLLVNLANEVGLQDAIKSMFSGEIINASEGRPVLHTALRRPVGDKLSVNGVNVMPEVHKVLNQITELVGRIHNGLWRGYSEKPITDVVNIGIGGSFLGPELVSEALLPYAQRGVRCHYLANIDGSEFHELSANLRAETTLFIVSSKSFNTLETLKNAMAARTWYLAHGGAESELYRHFIAVSSNKAAAVAFGIREENIFPMWDWVGGRYSLWSAIGLPIALAIGTANFKELLSGAYTMDQHFQTAPFDQNMPVLLALLGVWYGNFWGARSHAILPYDHYLRNITKHLQQLDMESNGKSVLQDGTPVKTETGPVIWGGVGCNGQHAYHQLLHQGTHLIPADFIVPVVSFNPVVDHHQWLYANCLSQSQALMLGKTRDEAESELREKGLNEADIEKLAPHKVIPGNRPSNTLVVERINPRRLGALVAMYEHKVFVQSVIWGVNAFDQWGVELGKELGNGVYGRLVGSNDEAAEDGSTQGLINYFRGRHRG, from the coding sequence ATGCCGTACTACCGTAACCCCCGTGATGTGACGGCCCTCCCTGCCTGGCAGGCGCTTCAGCACCACCGTGAGGCCATGCAGAACTTCAGCATGCGCGAAGCCTTCGCCGCCGATGCCAAGCGTTTTGATCAGTTCTCCCTGAGCAGCTGCGGCCTGTTCCTCGACTACTCGAAAAACCTGATCACCGAGCAAAGCCGCGACCTGCTGGTGAACCTGGCCAACGAAGTCGGCCTGCAGGATGCGATCAAGTCGATGTTCAGCGGCGAGATCATCAACGCCTCCGAAGGCCGTCCGGTGCTGCACACCGCCCTGCGCCGCCCGGTGGGCGACAAGCTCAGCGTCAACGGCGTCAACGTGATGCCGGAAGTGCACAAAGTGCTTAACCAGATCACCGAACTGGTCGGACGCATTCATAACGGTCTGTGGCGCGGTTACAGCGAAAAGCCGATCACCGACGTGGTCAACATCGGTATCGGCGGTTCGTTCCTCGGCCCTGAACTGGTCTCCGAAGCGCTGCTGCCCTACGCACAACGGGGCGTACGCTGCCATTACTTGGCGAACATTGACGGCAGTGAGTTCCACGAACTGTCGGCCAACCTGCGCGCCGAAACCACCCTGTTCATTGTCTCGTCGAAGTCGTTCAACACGTTAGAGACGTTGAAGAACGCCATGGCTGCGCGCACCTGGTACTTGGCCCATGGCGGGGCGGAATCCGAGTTGTACCGGCACTTCATTGCCGTCTCCAGCAACAAGGCTGCCGCCGTCGCCTTCGGTATCCGTGAAGAGAACATCTTCCCGATGTGGGACTGGGTCGGTGGGCGCTATTCGCTGTGGTCGGCCATTGGCCTGCCGATCGCCTTGGCCATCGGTACCGCCAACTTCAAGGAGCTGTTGTCTGGTGCCTACACCATGGACCAGCACTTCCAGACCGCGCCGTTCGATCAGAACATGCCGGTGCTGCTGGCCCTGCTGGGCGTGTGGTATGGCAACTTCTGGGGCGCCCGCAGCCATGCGATCCTGCCGTATGACCACTACCTGCGAAACATCACCAAGCATTTGCAACAGCTGGACATGGAGTCCAATGGCAAGAGCGTCCTGCAGGATGGAACGCCGGTGAAGACCGAAACCGGCCCGGTGATCTGGGGCGGCGTTGGCTGCAACGGGCAACATGCTTATCACCAGCTCTTGCACCAGGGCACCCACCTTATCCCTGCTGACTTCATCGTACCGGTAGTGAGTTTCAACCCAGTGGTTGACCATCATCAATGGCTGTACGCCAACTGCCTTTCGCAGAGTCAGGCGTTGATGCTGGGCAAGACCCGCGATGAGGCAGAAAGCGAGCTGCGGGAAAAAGGCCTGAATGAAGCAGATATCGAGAAGCTGGCCCCGCATAAAGTGATTCCGGGTAACCGCCCAAGTAACACCTTGGTTGTCGAACGCATTAACCCGCGCCGTCTTGGTGCACTGGTTGCAATGTACGAGCATAAAGTCTTCGTGCAGAGCGTGATCTGGGGTGTGAATGCCTTCGATCAGTGGGGGGTCGAGCTGGGTAAGGAGCTGGGCAACGGCGTATACGGGCGTTTAGTCGGGAGTAACGATGAGGCTGCTGAAGATGGCTCAACGCAAGGTCTGATCAATTACTTCCGTGGTCGCCACCGCGGCTGA
- a CDS encoding polysaccharide biosynthesis/export family protein codes for MIKSLALSRNFNLKLAAVALATLGLAGCGGTLSGAGPYKGAIEKKSEQYILVDINATSIAPYMQGAPRPAVSSVTTPVSPEVRLMSGDTLNVLIADTAPEGSALFAPLATGGTQLKTRIDSQGMLSLPYVGRQFVAGMTLNQVENMIRRQLKGITTDVQTHVELVGDLSGSVLVAGAVKTPGRFSTLQGPLTLLDAVNQAGGPVLESHLVNVTVRNGTQVQQFNYEDVLAGNNMILRPNSEVVLDRARQRFVAMGAVGEPGLKDLPSKNTTLLDALGSVGGLREQNANPEGVFVFRMPTGENTKPTVLRLNMRDPAAIFYARQIAIKPDDTIYVTNAAVYEWQKIISPIVQTMIIGRTTGL; via the coding sequence GTGATTAAATCCCTGGCTTTATCTCGTAATTTTAATCTGAAGCTAGCAGCGGTGGCGCTTGCGACACTTGGCTTGGCTGGTTGCGGTGGAACCCTCTCAGGTGCTGGACCTTACAAAGGCGCAATCGAGAAAAAATCAGAGCAGTACATTCTCGTAGACATTAATGCGACCTCGATCGCACCTTACATGCAGGGGGCGCCACGTCCGGCTGTGAGCTCCGTGACTACACCAGTTTCACCAGAAGTCAGATTGATGTCCGGTGATACACTCAACGTACTCATTGCCGATACGGCTCCGGAAGGGTCTGCACTTTTTGCTCCGCTGGCCACCGGCGGCACTCAGCTTAAAACTCGTATCGACTCTCAAGGAATGCTGTCACTACCCTACGTCGGCAGACAGTTCGTGGCAGGCATGACTCTCAATCAAGTAGAGAACATGATCCGACGTCAGCTGAAAGGAATTACCACGGACGTTCAAACTCATGTTGAATTGGTCGGCGACCTCTCCGGCTCAGTGCTAGTAGCAGGAGCAGTGAAAACCCCCGGTCGTTTCAGTACTTTGCAAGGGCCGTTGACTCTGCTGGATGCAGTCAACCAAGCAGGCGGGCCTGTACTGGAATCTCATTTAGTTAATGTCACAGTGCGCAACGGTACTCAAGTACAGCAATTCAACTATGAGGACGTGCTTGCTGGCAATAACATGATTCTGCGCCCTAACTCTGAAGTAGTTCTAGACCGAGCACGCCAACGGTTTGTAGCTATGGGGGCTGTAGGTGAACCTGGCTTGAAAGATCTCCCTAGTAAGAACACAACCTTACTAGATGCCTTGGGATCTGTAGGCGGTCTGCGTGAACAAAACGCCAACCCTGAGGGTGTTTTTGTCTTCCGCATGCCTACCGGCGAGAATACAAAGCCGACTGTATTGCGTTTGAATATGAGAGATCCAGCAGCAATCTTTTACGCACGACAGATTGCTATCAAACCGGATGACACCATTTACGTGACTAATGCCGCAGTTTACGAATGGCAAAAAATCATCTCTCCTATTGTACAAACAATGATCATAGGCAGAACCACCGGACTATAA
- a CDS encoding ATP-binding cassette domain-containing protein, translated as MFELRNVTKSYLTPKGRRYVFRNLSLAIPPGKNIGLIGRNGAGKSTLMRLLGGADVPDSGTIATDRSISWPVGLTGGFQGSMTGRDNIKFVCRIYGATGEAMREKVRYVQEFAEIGDWIDEPIKTYSSGMRSRVAFGLSMAFDFDYYLIDEVMSVGDAQFKRKCAEVFKDKLQRSNVVLVSYSMPEIEKLCDVVLLVRNGGIQVYDDVAKGIEAYNS; from the coding sequence GTGTTCGAACTCAGAAACGTCACTAAGTCTTACCTCACCCCTAAAGGGCGCCGGTATGTCTTTCGCAACCTATCGCTGGCGATACCGCCCGGAAAGAACATTGGTCTCATAGGCCGAAATGGGGCAGGCAAATCCACTCTCATGCGGTTGCTGGGTGGTGCCGATGTTCCGGACTCCGGCACGATTGCCACCGACCGAAGCATTTCATGGCCTGTTGGTTTGACGGGCGGCTTCCAAGGCAGCATGACGGGGCGCGACAACATCAAGTTCGTATGTCGAATTTACGGAGCCACCGGCGAAGCGATGCGCGAAAAAGTACGCTATGTCCAAGAATTCGCGGAAATAGGCGACTGGATTGACGAGCCGATCAAAACATACTCATCTGGCATGCGCTCGAGGGTTGCATTTGGGTTGAGCATGGCTTTCGACTTCGATTACTACTTGATTGACGAAGTCATGTCTGTAGGAGATGCGCAGTTCAAACGCAAATGCGCAGAAGTTTTTAAAGATAAACTCCAGAGATCGAATGTCGTATTAGTTTCTTACTCAATGCCTGAGATTGAAAAACTTTGTGATGTAGTCCTTCTTGTGCGCAACGGCGGCATCCAGGTATACGACGATGTTGCCAAAGGCATTGAAGCTTACAATAGTTGA
- a CDS encoding ABC transporter permease: protein MSSTGKKKEWRLTIAMVILPMILAAVYYGVFAVDRYVSSAQVVVRQDGGTPGAQVPGLATLLTGANPASREETLYLREFITSMDMMLLLEEKAHWIEQFSAQRSDVFFWLDENAPRENLLKYYQRMVSAHYDETTGLLRVEVQAFTPELSEQMLRIILQASEHFVNEVSHNIAREQMKFAQSELESARINYAKRKTELMDFQNINKVLDGANTAQSRATIIADLESQYTKEQASLTEMSFKLRSDAPQIRQQKQKVEAITQQLAKEKRLLVSSPKGSQLNVVASRFQQLTLDAGIAEETYKASVAALDNARIEASKKIRTLVTVVSPNTPQLALYPERWYNLATILLGLLMLYGITRFILASIEDHRD, encoded by the coding sequence ATGAGCAGTACGGGTAAAAAGAAGGAATGGCGCCTTACGATCGCCATGGTGATTTTGCCAATGATATTGGCAGCCGTGTACTACGGGGTGTTTGCTGTTGATCGCTATGTAAGCTCCGCACAGGTTGTAGTACGTCAAGATGGCGGCACCCCAGGCGCTCAGGTACCAGGTCTGGCTACTCTGTTGACAGGTGCCAACCCTGCCTCTAGAGAGGAGACTCTTTATCTCCGTGAATTCATCACCTCTATGGACATGATGCTGCTGCTTGAAGAAAAAGCACATTGGATCGAGCAGTTTTCAGCCCAGCGCAGCGATGTGTTTTTCTGGCTGGACGAGAATGCTCCGCGTGAGAATTTGCTTAAGTATTACCAGCGCATGGTCTCTGCACATTATGATGAAACCACTGGCCTTCTGCGCGTTGAAGTTCAGGCATTTACGCCAGAACTGTCCGAGCAGATGCTGCGCATAATCCTTCAAGCTAGCGAACATTTCGTTAACGAAGTGAGCCACAACATAGCCCGCGAACAAATGAAATTCGCTCAAAGCGAATTGGAAAGCGCTCGAATCAATTATGCCAAGCGTAAAACTGAACTTATGGACTTTCAGAACATCAACAAAGTTCTGGACGGCGCGAATACTGCGCAGAGCCGGGCAACTATTATTGCCGACTTAGAGAGCCAGTATACAAAGGAGCAAGCTAGCCTGACGGAGATGTCGTTCAAGTTGCGTAGTGATGCTCCCCAAATACGTCAACAGAAGCAAAAAGTCGAAGCCATTACTCAACAATTAGCTAAAGAAAAGCGATTGCTCGTTTCTTCGCCAAAAGGCTCTCAACTTAACGTTGTTGCTTCACGCTTCCAACAACTGACCCTCGACGCCGGGATTGCTGAGGAAACTTACAAAGCATCTGTAGCAGCGCTTGATAATGCCCGCATCGAAGCGAGCAAAAAAATTCGTACCCTGGTCACTGTAGTCAGCCCCAACACCCCGCAGCTCGCCCTCTACCCAGAGCGCTGGTACAACCTGGCAACTATTTTGCTTGGCCTGTTGATGCTTTACGGCATCACCCGCTTCATTCTGGCGTCGATCGAGGATCATCGTGATTAA
- a CDS encoding NADP-dependent oxidoreductase: protein MTQTNRRFLLAKRPVGAVRRDDFSFEAVPAEQPGEGQILVRNLYLSLDPAMRGWMNEGKSYIPPVALGQVMRALGVGEVVASNHPDYKPGDHVSGPLGVQDYFTGEPQGLHKIDPSLAPLPRYLSALGMTGMTAYFALLEVGQPKTGDTVVISGAAGAVGSIVGQIAKLKGCHVVGIAGGAEKCQYLKDELGFDGVIDYKAEDVLAGLKRECPKGVDVYFDNVGGEILDAVLTRINLKARIVICGAISQYNNKEAVKGPANYLSLLVNRARMEGFVVFDHAKDYGKAAQEIAGWLAAGKVKSKEDVVEGLETFPETLLKLFSGENFGKLVLKV from the coding sequence ATGACCCAGACCAACCGCCGCTTCCTGCTCGCCAAACGCCCGGTCGGCGCCGTGCGCCGTGACGACTTCAGCTTCGAGGCAGTACCTGCCGAACAGCCCGGCGAAGGCCAGATTCTGGTGCGCAACCTGTACCTGTCCCTCGACCCCGCCATGCGCGGCTGGATGAACGAAGGCAAGTCCTATATCCCCCCGGTGGCCCTCGGCCAAGTGATGCGCGCCCTCGGCGTCGGCGAAGTGGTGGCCTCCAACCACCCCGACTACAAACCCGGCGACCACGTCAGCGGCCCGCTCGGCGTGCAGGACTACTTCACCGGCGAGCCCCAAGGCCTGCACAAAATCGACCCCAGCCTCGCCCCCCTGCCCCGCTACCTCTCGGCCCTGGGCATGACCGGCATGACCGCCTACTTCGCCCTGCTCGAAGTCGGCCAACCCAAAACCGGTGACACCGTGGTCATCTCCGGCGCCGCCGGCGCAGTCGGCAGCATCGTCGGGCAGATCGCCAAGCTCAAAGGCTGCCATGTGGTCGGCATCGCCGGCGGCGCCGAAAAATGCCAATACCTCAAGGACGAACTCGGCTTCGACGGCGTCATCGACTACAAGGCCGAAGACGTACTGGCCGGCCTCAAGCGCGAATGCCCGAAAGGGGTAGACGTGTACTTTGACAACGTTGGCGGCGAGATCCTCGATGCCGTGCTCACCCGCATCAACCTCAAGGCCCGCATCGTCATCTGCGGCGCCATCAGCCAGTACAACAACAAAGAAGCCGTCAAAGGCCCGGCCAACTACCTGTCGCTGCTGGTGAACCGCGCGCGCATGGAAGGCTTTGTGGTGTTTGACCATGCCAAGGATTACGGCAAAGCCGCGCAGGAAATCGCCGGCTGGCTGGCCGCTGGCAAAGTGAAGAGTAAGGAAGATGTGGTGGAAGGGTTGGAGACCTTCCCAGAGACGCTGCTCAAGCTGTTCAGCGGCGAGAATTTTGGCAAGTTGGTGTTGAAGGTCTGA
- a CDS encoding SDR family oxidoreductase, whose amino-acid sequence MSMTFSGQVALVTGGAAGIGRATALAFAREGLKVVVADLDPVGGEATVALIHEAGGDAMFIACDVTREADVRQLHEQLIAAYGRLDYAYNNAGIEIEQGRLAEGSEAQFDAIMGVNVKGVWLCMKYQLPLLLAQGGGAIVNTASVAGLGAAPKMSIYSASKHAVIGLTKSAAIEYAKKGIRVNAVCPAVIDTDMFRRAYEADPRKAEFAAAMHPVGRIGKVEEIASAVLYLCSDGAAFTTGHSLTVDGGATAI is encoded by the coding sequence ATGAGCATGACCTTTTCCGGCCAGGTAGCCCTGGTCACCGGTGGCGCCGCAGGTATCGGCCGGGCAACGGCGCTGGCCTTCGCCCGTGAAGGCTTGAAGGTGGTGGTGGCCGACCTCGACCCAGTCGGCGGTGAGGCCACGGTGGCGTTGATTCACGAGGCGGGCGGTGATGCGATGTTCATCGCCTGCGATGTCACCCGGGAAGCGGATGTGCGCCAGCTGCATGAGCAGCTCATCGCCGCCTATGGCCGCTTGGACTATGCCTACAACAATGCCGGTATCGAGATCGAGCAGGGCCGCTTGGCCGAGGGCAGCGAGGCGCAGTTCGACGCCATCATGGGCGTCAACGTCAAAGGGGTGTGGCTGTGCATGAAGTATCAGTTGCCATTGCTGCTGGCCCAGGGCGGTGGGGCGATCGTCAATACTGCGTCGGTGGCGGGGCTGGGGGCGGCGCCGAAGATGAGCATCTACAGTGCCTCCAAGCACGCGGTCATCGGCCTGACCAAGTCAGCGGCCATCGAGTATGCGAAGAAGGGCATCCGGGTTAACGCGGTGTGCCCGGCGGTGATCGATACTGACATGTTCCGCCGTGCCTATGAAGCGGACCCGCGCAAGGCGGAATTCGCGGCGGCGATGCACCCGGTGGGGCGCATCGGCAAGGTGGAGGAGATTGCCAGCGCGGTGCTGTACCTGTGCAGCGATGGGGCAGCCTTCACCACGGGGCACAGCCTGACAGTGGATGGCGGGGCTACGGCGATCTGA
- the pyrF gene encoding orotidine-5'-phosphate decarboxylase encodes MSACQTPLIVALDFPTREAALKLADQLDPALCRVKVGKELFTSSASGIVETLCAKGFEVFLDLKFHDIPNTTAMAVKAAAEMGVWMVNVHCSGGLRMMSACREVLAKRSGPQPLLIGVTVLTSMEREDLAGIGLDVDPQEQVLRLAALAEKAGMDGLVCSALEATALKAAHPSLQLVTPGIRPAGSAQDDQRRILTPRQALDAGSDYLVIGRPISQAADPAQALAAVVAEIRG; translated from the coding sequence ATGTCCGCCTGCCAGACGCCCCTGATCGTCGCCCTCGACTTCCCTACCCGTGAGGCCGCTCTGAAGCTGGCTGACCAGCTTGACCCTGCGCTGTGCCGGGTAAAGGTTGGCAAGGAGCTGTTCACCAGCAGTGCCTCGGGCATCGTCGAAACCTTGTGTGCCAAGGGCTTCGAAGTATTCCTCGACCTCAAGTTCCATGACATCCCCAACACCACGGCCATGGCCGTCAAGGCTGCCGCCGAGATGGGCGTGTGGATGGTCAATGTGCATTGCTCCGGTGGCCTGCGCATGATGTCGGCCTGCCGTGAAGTGCTGGCCAAGCGCAGCGGCCCGCAGCCGTTGCTGATTGGCGTGACCGTGCTGACCAGCATGGAGCGTGAAGACCTGGCGGGTATCGGCCTGGATGTTGACCCGCAAGAACAAGTGCTGCGCCTGGCGGCCTTGGCCGAGAAGGCGGGCATGGACGGGCTAGTGTGCTCGGCGCTGGAGGCAACGGCACTGAAGGCTGCGCACCCTTCGCTGCAACTGGTGACCCCGGGTATTCGCCCGGCAGGTAGCGCTCAGGATGACCAACGCCGCATTTTGACCCCGCGTCAGGCGCTGGATGCTGGCTCGGATTACTTGGTGATCGGGCGGCCGATCAGCCAGGCGGCGGACCCGGCACAGGCTTTGGCTGCGGTTGTAGCTGAAATTCGCGGGTAA
- a CDS encoding DUF2897 family protein, with amino-acid sequence MPWYAWLILIIALGSIVGGLMMLRDTAKKLPLTDEQLRKVHERNAEADAKDAQDR; translated from the coding sequence ATGCCCTGGTATGCCTGGCTGATACTCATCATAGCCCTCGGCTCGATTGTCGGCGGCTTGATGATGCTGCGAGATACGGCGAAAAAACTGCCGTTGACGGATGAGCAACTGCGCAAGGTGCATGAGCGCAATGCTGAGGCTGATGCGAAGGATGCGCAGGACCGCTAA
- a CDS encoding ComEA family DNA-binding protein, with the protein MRNTVLSYLLLPLFASLSFSVSAAPASTTAVQEPVPIVTHMEAQTTRLDLNKADAPTLQKELNGIGKAKAEAIVAYREANGPFASVDELLEIKGIGNALLERNRDKVMVE; encoded by the coding sequence ATGCGCAATACCGTTCTGTCCTACCTGCTTCTGCCCCTGTTCGCCAGCCTGTCCTTCTCGGTCAGCGCCGCCCCCGCCAGCACTACCGCCGTGCAGGAACCAGTGCCAATCGTCACCCACATGGAAGCTCAGACCACCCGCCTAGACCTGAACAAGGCCGATGCCCCAACCCTGCAAAAAGAACTGAACGGCATCGGCAAGGCCAAGGCTGAAGCGATCGTCGCCTACCGGGAAGCCAACGGCCCATTCGCGTCGGTGGATGAGCTGCTGGAGATCAAGGGAATCGGCAATGCGTTGCTGGAGCGTAATCGGGACAAGGTAATGGTGGAGTAA
- a CDS encoding ABC transporter permease, producing the protein MKPRSCLQIQKSVIFALVLREARARVGDSRLGAVWMLLEPLVHLLLFSLLFAMLRGRTVSGVEYPVFILVGMAPFLLYRNTALRLMDSLRENRSLFGYKQIKPLDTYVARVIVETCIAATVYALLVFGFAWFGFDMSIHSPLEWVFTLLLGLLFAFGLGMFLALVTHALPSLKIVIRMAFFPLYFISGVLIPASYLPQTMMPVLLLNPFLHILELIRAEVLPHYTPVDGVSVTYVFTFTLVLLFLSLGAYRARRMHLISTKNG; encoded by the coding sequence TTGAAGCCTCGTTCCTGTCTACAAATCCAGAAATCAGTTATTTTCGCACTCGTTTTACGTGAAGCGCGCGCACGCGTCGGCGACAGCCGTCTCGGGGCCGTGTGGATGCTGTTAGAACCCCTGGTTCACCTCCTTCTTTTTTCCTTGCTCTTTGCAATGCTACGAGGCCGCACCGTATCTGGTGTCGAATACCCGGTGTTCATTTTAGTCGGCATGGCGCCCTTCCTACTCTACCGAAATACTGCCCTACGGCTCATGGACAGCCTTCGAGAGAACCGATCACTGTTTGGCTACAAACAGATCAAACCACTGGATACCTATGTTGCACGGGTCATTGTCGAGACCTGCATTGCGGCCACAGTTTACGCTCTCCTGGTTTTTGGCTTTGCCTGGTTTGGATTCGACATGTCAATCCATAGTCCATTGGAGTGGGTCTTTACATTGCTTTTGGGTTTGCTGTTCGCCTTCGGCTTGGGGATGTTCCTAGCTTTGGTCACCCACGCCTTGCCCAGCCTTAAGATCGTCATTCGCATGGCGTTCTTCCCTCTGTACTTTATCTCCGGCGTACTGATCCCTGCATCGTACCTGCCACAGACTATGATGCCGGTGTTACTGCTGAACCCTTTCCTGCACATCCTTGAGCTAATCCGTGCAGAAGTGCTGCCACACTACACCCCGGTCGACGGCGTCTCCGTGACCTATGTGTTTACCTTCACCCTGGTATTGCTGTTCCTGTCCCTTGGTGCGTACCGCGCCCGCAGGATGCATCTGATTTCCACCAAGAACGGTTAA